The Biomphalaria glabrata chromosome 1, xgBioGlab47.1, whole genome shotgun sequence sequence gtttaaaccccccaacagggggttttgagttttaaaccccctaccagaggtttctgcagttaaatccccctcttctataaaacaaaacaaaaaaaaatgcaaacagcaatccccaaattccaactgcacagttaaggaatattttgatttcaaaatttacgataaacccctcttcaatataataaagcaaattacacattcaaaattttatgagcgtagccaaaggggttttgagtttaaacccccccccctccagttggggtttgaagctaaaaaagtacctcttcaatataaaaaaaaagcaaattacacactataaaatctatgagagtagtcaaaggggttttgagtttaaatccaaacctccagatggctttttctttaaagttaaaaacccctccagatggttttgagtttaaaattcccctacagagcgtttagagttgaaaacctctctcttcaatattattttaaagcaaactacagtcaccaaattctataatcgtagctaaatggggttttgaattaaaaaaaaaaaaaaaaaaaaaactccagagattttttagtttaaaacccctcaacagatgatttgacgaaaaaactttccttttcgatataaaatctaaagcgaaatacaggcatgtaattccaaaagcgtagtcaagaaaggttacaaatttctaccagtggcttgggctccattaataaagtgtgaagtcttctgccgaaattgaaaaacattaaatgtggctcaacaaagatggctaagacagattttaggagtcagtcatagagatcgggtctaaatcaaagaaatcatatgccgaactgggagtcgaatccttagtaaggttgtgacagagcgtcgcatgaggttttgcgggacatgttctccgaaaaaatgaattacgcaaaataaaagttgcggaaacagcttgccggaaaatgcgccgaacggtgcgagagggtctaagtcagtaagaatagcacattagctttttaaaataaaactttttaatagctagataatgcactgtagatacctcagaatatgcattttgttggctttcaataccagaaatagtgctcggcggcggggcttcgccccgcgctgggggagcgctgagagctcccccagacccccttgctatcaagggcggggagtctacaataaacaataaacgtcttccgaaagggtcagaatgttataaagattaattatgtacacacacacacacacatataatttttttccgcggggggggggggatcccccccaaaacccctcccgaaaaaaaattctggctacgcccatggtgtgttgagtggtcaggcgagaaaatacaaactgccgtggttagtcaagcatgtaaatctactttcaacactcaagtcaatagattaaattaataggcaaGTGTGACGTCACCGTAGAAACCCTTGTAAATATCTGatcgttttggatgcgcagaaaaaatatgacagaaaaaacattaattactaagttattattgcaaatttaaaaaaaaaaaacaaataatatattcattatctgtaaatgaaaacacatattatatcgaaaattgtcaaaaccatcggagtttccctttaacggcTTAATATGTATTTTGTGCTACGTTAATACTTATATAGCCAAGAAATGTTATTCAACTTTagttaggcctatattaaaatacgcatcctctgtttgggatgcCTCAACTcaataaaacataaagaaactagaacaaatacagaatagagcagtgagattcataacaaacgaatattcacatttcatTAGAGTAGCACCATTAGTAAAAATCACTTagcttagagacacttcaggacaggaGAACAAAAAGTTAAGTAGCTGTaagacataaaacactgaacccaatatttacaaattaaaaaagaaaacctaatgaaatactcagaaagtcaCAAAAATATAGGCATATTTCTTATCCCATAAGAACAAATTGGAACAAGTGCTCCTTTTTCCCAAGTGTcattaaagaatggaatggCTTGCCTGAAGTCGTTGATTAACATTCATGACTAGATTGCCACATGAAATCCgtgggacgtaattatcttctgttttgaagtaacgtctctaatatataagataagaaagtttCTAATcacattttataataattttcattataaGATCATGATTAATGTGAAAGTACCAAATAATATTTTAGGtacaaaatgcaatttaaatGATGTTAACAAATGCTGACTTTATTTGTTAATCTTCTTTACTGTCTAATAAATctgcattaattaattaaactttggttATTGTCTGTTTCAGTTTCTAAGTGTTTCTCTAGACATGATGATCAATTTCCTTGTCCAGATGTTGTTGACCGTATGTTTAGTTGGACAGCATTGCGTTCTCTCTGAAGACAAAACCAGCCTGCCACCGTTTAATCACAGAAAACAGGAAATCAAATCTGTCATCCAAAACAATAGAACCAAAAGTCAGCAGACAGACGAAGGATTCAATCTCCTCTTTCAAAGCAACACTGAAGAGTTACTTGACGTGCCAGTTGCCTTTGAAAATCCTTTGCCAGAATGGCTGACTGGAAATCttgtaagttttcttttcaatgaagtcaaatttattgtttcaaaatgatttcagttgtttgtttttttttgttttgtttttctttttaactttttatttactaaaaaggggggagaagggggagcttaagttcattttaattttaaatccaCAACTTGCATcgatagtttttctttttttacattatgaAAAAAACCAAACAATATTTACTGCCCTATCTATTTCATGCCTGGCTACACAGGGTGGAGCATGCTGCGTGATGGCTCAGTTGTAACGTGCCTAGTTTCTCAACCGAGATCTTGGGTTGGAAtcttgttgaagactgggattttgaatttcggggaTTTTAGGACGCCCTTAAAttcacctaactctaatgggtacttcaCATGAATTGGGGAAACTAAAGGAGatcgatcgttgtgctggccacatgacatccttgtaacccgttgaccatagaaacagagtacttttacatcacctgcccgtGGAGTGACaggattatttttctcttaccCTGggtggaaataaaagaaatttactCCTGGGTTATTCGTATTTGGTCAaggtttttttaaacttctgtaatatttattgttaaacATTGCATTGAAATTTATTATATatcaacatttatattttatatagatttatattttgtttgttgaggTATGTATAATGGAGATGTCTTGAGCCAGGggacttttttctttcttttattattttaaaagttctttatgttttattagttttattttattttcacaggTGCGCAACGGCCTCGGAATGTTTGAGATTGGACCTCGAACCTTTCTTCACGCTTTTGACGGATTCGCCAAACTCGCAAGTTGGAAATTTTCAGGGAATTCCACGGTGCTGTTTTCTACAAAGTTCATCAAGTCTGATTTCTACAGAGCGTCAAAGAAAGCCAAGACAATAGCGCCGTATCTTTTGTTTCAGTCTGTGGAACCGGCTTTTAGTTGGTTGGAAAGACTGCAGTGTCTAATGAGAGGTTTGGACAACATGAATGTCAACATTCTCTCCTTTCGCAATGCCAAAAACGGCCAACCGGAATACGCAGCACTCAGCGACTTTTGGTTGGTCTACAAAATTGGATTAGAGAATCTGACTACAGAGTATAAAGTCAGTCCAAAGTTTATTAGCAGAAATGGAAAcaagtggctgagtggtaaagcctTCTTGGACTTGCTTTCATCGGCACATCCGTTACCAGAGCCAGGAACCCAAAACTACTTAACATTTTTATCCAGCGTGTCGATGCTGCCTTTGACAAAGAGCATCATCAGTTTGGTACGGATTAACTCCTTGAAAAGAAGAAGTGTTGTCGCAAAGTGGGAGGTGGATAGAGTTCCGTACATGCATTCCTTCTCCGTGACCAAGACCAAAGCGATCCTCTTGGCCAGCCCGTTCTACGTGAATGTCTTCTGCATGGCAAGGAAAGCAGAGCCGTTTTCCTGCCTCGATTGGTATCCAGAGGAGAATGGCACTCTCTACGTCATTAACTTGAAGTCTGGCAAAGTGAGAACCATTTCAATCCAGAATGTTTTCTCTATGCATCATGTGAATGCGTATGATATCAATAACCGAAAAATCATAATGGATCTATCCACGTATACGTCACCTAACTTTGTACGCTTCCTTCAGCTAAAAGTCCTGAGGGATCCTGTGGAGAGAAACTCGTTTGACGCTCATGCCCGTTTAAGGCGATTTTACATCGATTTAAAAAGGCTGCAAGTACATGAGATAGACTTACCTCCCTTTCCAGTGCAAAGCTTAGCGTCCAAGCTGGATATGCCGGTGATCAATGAAAGTTTCCGGTCTAAGAAATACTGTTTTGTTTACGGGCTGGTCTTGAAGACAGACAACGTGAGCCTTACCAACATTGCAATTGTGAAGAAAGATCTGTGCAACAATGGAACAGGCGACATAGCCTGGCAGCAGCCAGGTCACTACCCCGTGGAACCTTGGTTTGTTCCAAGACCAGGTGGGACTTCTGAAGATGACGGTTTGTTGCTGGTTCCAGTTTTGGACGGACAAAAACGTCAGAGCTATTTAGCAATACTGGATGCCATTTCTTTAAGACTAATCAATCGGGCTTACACGCCTACACATATACCATACTCTCTTCACGGGCGTTTCTTTGCTAATGAGTTGGAAGTCTGAAATGAGATGTAATACTCTCTAAGCccattgttttctttgttatgCATTTACAAAAACCCCAGTGATTTGTATAAGAATTATTAATGAACAGCGTCAATAATAACAATACGGCCACGCTCCGAAGGTGAAGGAATTAGCCATTGGCGTAGCTAgcgtggggggaggagggttcCGATTGGAAAATCCTctcgggcccccacttgaggaggGACCCCAAATGAGTGCCAGAAATTTGTTTCTactttaaatattacgccattatcttaTTTCATGATGTCGTACGTCAAAGTGCAGAGGCCCCTTAAGAGGTCAGgctccgggcccccaaatccttaGCTACGCCCATGGAATTAGCGGAAGTCTTTTGTGGCTATTGTATAACACTTATACTGCGAAGACTTCACAAGTTATTTTGTAGACTCCTTCATTATCACCAAGGAGTTTTCCAGGACACGATGCCTTAAATTCACTAGCCTCGTAGTTTATTAAACCTATTGGAGGCCGCCATAGTCCTTTAGCCAACTCTCTGAATTTCATTTTGATCGGGTTTAAGATGTGTGTGCTTTAAAATTAAGCAAATGTTACTGGCTATACGTTTAATCAATCATAAAtgttaatggaaaaaaaaagaaaaatgtaaatgatacacttttatttaaatacactaAATTGAGGAACATGTTTCCTTAATACGTATTACTTActtgtttcatttatttaacatatcgtttagagcaggggttctcaacctgttggTCGCgaaccccttgggggtcgattgacgatttgccaggggtcgccaaagaccatcgaaaaaatggattgtttttgtctactcttctattgctgtgtgtgtatgcgggggtggggggggggggggtcgccgcGGCAGACTGGAggtttgtaaaaaggggtcgccgagaacaaaaggttgagaaccgctggtttatAGTGTAGTGAAAATTTAGCTTATTTCATAATATTGTTTTGGCTTTACTAAACGCTACATAATACATACGTCCTTTAGTCCgtacaccggatgcaccaaaaagcttgctagTTGGAGGCCGCCATGTTTGGAGTTGTAGTGTTTCCGTTTGAAAATCTATTCAGTCTCTAGTGTCACTTAATCTCTAACctgaaatgtttttcttatcaCATCGCATTATCTTTTGGATTCTACATTACAACGCAATACAATTATTTCGTATTGACACTAACAAGGTCTGTTTTTATTAGGATTTCTTGGAGATTGGGGGGAATGTTTTAAACAAGGATTATTGGGGAGAACGGGGTTGGGTAGATTCA is a genomic window containing:
- the LOC106057071 gene encoding apocarotenoid-15,15'-oxygenase-like is translated as MMINFLVQMLLTVCLVGQHCVLSEDKTSLPPFNHRKQEIKSVIQNNRTKSQQTDEGFNLLFQSNTEELLDVPVAFENPLPEWLTGNLVRNGLGMFEIGPRTFLHAFDGFAKLASWKFSGNSTVLFSTKFIKSDFYRASKKAKTIAPYLLFQSVEPAFSWLERLQCLMRGLDNMNVNILSFRNAKNGQPEYAALSDFWLVYKIGLENLTTEYKVSPKFISRNGNKWLSGKAFLDLLSSAHPLPEPGTQNYLTFLSSVSMLPLTKSIISLVRINSLKRRSVVAKWEVDRVPYMHSFSVTKTKAILLASPFYVNVFCMARKAEPFSCLDWYPEENGTLYVINLKSGKVRTISIQNVFSMHHVNAYDINNRKIIMDLSTYTSPNFVRFLQLKVLRDPVERNSFDAHARLRRFYIDLKRLQVHEIDLPPFPVQSLASKLDMPVINESFRSKKYCFVYGLVLKTDNVSLTNIAIVKKDLCNNGTGDIAWQQPGHYPVEPWFVPRPGGTSEDDGLLLVPVLDGQKRQSYLAILDAISLRLINRAYTPTHIPYSLHGRFFANELEV